The DNA region TTTTGCTGTACCTTGAACCGTACACATTAAAAATCTATTTAAACAGTCCTAGTGTATCAATTTAGATAATTAATACCAACTGCTGTCTATTTTTAAAGAATCTGATGATTATTTGCAGGCATGTCCATTTAAAGATAGAATTGTAGGAATATTATTAGTTTGTCATTCATTGACACAGTCACAAAATCAACAGAAATTAGTCCTCTATGactataaatgatttcacagtatacattgATTCAACTGCTGATAAGTTTTGTTCTGGTTATGAGAGCTTGAAGACCTGAAGAAAGTTGTCATGTTTGTCCTGGCATGTATCACAGCTGAAGTAGAGTTTACATGTTTCAGCACACCAACAGACAGCACTGGGACCATTGAGGTCCTTCAACACAACCTTTCCTGTAGAACAGTCACCTGCTATCTCTTCTATAACATTTCTGCCAGGATCACACACAAAAACAGTACCATCATCTGACAGTGTTATACCAAAGGGCGAAATCATACCACCATAACTACCAATCACCTCACCTTGCCAGTTTAACCTTGTAATTGTTTTCATCATCCAGTCAGATACATAGATAGAATTAGTGTTAGTGGTAACATATAGTGGACTGTTGAAAATAGTTTCTCCCTCGACTGTTGTCAGTACAGTACCATTGGTATCAAGAATTTGGAGTTTTGCAGGATTAGTAAATGACACAAAAAGTTTCCCCTGACAGTAACTTATACCATAACAAGGTCCATCAACCTTCAGAGTTTGTTTCTTCTTGAGTTTGTTTGAGGAGGCTGATATTAACTGAATATTGTGATAGTCAGGAAGTGTGACAGCAAGCTCTGTACTGGTAACTGAGATGACATCTTGTGGCCTAGTACCTAGCTGTAATTGATCAGTAACAGATTGACTGCTGGTATCCACCATTTTTACAGCCGTGTTACTCCAGTCAGTGATGATAAGTAGATCAGGATTAAGCAGAAACATTCCTCTTATCCAGCATCTGTttttatcttttgatattttGACACAGATTTTACCCTGATGTGAAGTTTGTCTGGATTTTATATCAACATGTGGAGGAGGACTCGGTTGTTTTAATGATTTCTCTGCGAATGTACCCAGTGAACTCTCCTTGTCAAGAAGGGTTAATAttgctttattttctttaaagttgtACTCCTTGACATCATACGCTGCTAGGTGGTGGACACTTTTCTCATGATCTGTAATCATTTGCTTAGCTAATTTTAGCTCCATGAAAAGTTTATCTGCTTGTTTGGTTGTGTTGAGATGTTTAATGGTGTCAGATGATGTCTTCAGAGACTTTGTTACATCATCGCAAGTTGTTTCTACTGTCTTCAAGTTcgtgttattttctttttggaTTGTCTTTGCTGCATCTTCTGCTTGTCTTTCTAGTTCATCTAGTCTTTGGTTTATTTCTGTCCGAAACTTCTTTATATCAGCCAATACATCTGTCAAAGAACTGTTGGACTTTGCAGTAATTTTCTTCACATCTTCTGATTTCTTGCGACATTGCTCAGTAATGTTATCCATTGCTTTCAAGATATCTTGATGTTCTTTACTGTTTATTACTTGGCCAGAAATATCAGGGATGTAGTTTACTTTGCAAGATGTACCTGTGTGTTCAAGTGTAACACATACACTACATAGTAGTGCTTTGTGGTTCTGACAGTAGAACTTGATGATTTCTTTCGTGTGTTTAGGGCAGGATTTGGTAAAGTTGTCAGGCTGCGTTGGATGAACAGAGACTGAAGAAATGCTTTGTGGCATGCTGTATTTATCTAGAAGTGTATGATGCCTTGAAAGGGTATGTCTCTTGTGAACTCTAAAGCAGGTCTCGCACAGATGCTCCTTGCAGTCAACACAATAGCCATGGGCAGGGAGTCGAGGACCGTCAAAGTCGCATGGCTGGCAATACACTTTAAGGTCCTCATCAGACCCCattgttgatgatgatgaaaatgtttTGGGCATCTTTTTCCCTGGTACAGCCATGTCTAaactgaaaagtaaaataaacatgttcTATCTTAATTTTCATTGTAATTCATTCTCTATACTATTTGACATTAATACGTAATAATTAATAGctgtaaatgaaaaaagaataatttgGTTTTATCTCTTAATGTGATATTCAAATAACTGTGGCTGCATGTTGGTATTAAATGTTAGTTACcatttttgtaagtattttatagcGATAAAAAGGTAAGACTTTCACTGGTATGATCTTTTTAACTACTAAGTTGTAATCAGAAAATAAGTAAGGAATTTTCTCTATACTGGACACACAAagtttgcaaaagtaaaaataccatacaacaaaattttaaaaaaagatcatGGATAGTATCTGTGGTGTTAGCTACCAACGTCTAGGGATTTAAACTTGTAACAAGACCACTGTTAAATTGTCCTAAAGTCAGCATATAAGACAAGgttcataaataaaattaatatgacagcaatatttcttgaattttatatctctattactgtaaaatcatttaatttcgtgggcatgaaattttgtagtttttatcaaaactgcaatttcatggggacatgaatttgtggatttcaacttttgaacataaaatgaatgggaattttacttgttcgttgggattaaatttcgtggattgactcaaccaggaaatccacgaaaattagtcccccacgaataataatgatttcacagtatttcttAATGGGACAGCTGGGGTCACTGATGCAAGGTCACATAAGAGAAAAACTTTGTTAGCACTCtagaataattgtttttaaattacctACCAAAAGAAAAATCCTATTCTTGTTTAAAGTTAAACAATTCTCGTAGTAATCTTT from Mercenaria mercenaria strain notata unplaced genomic scaffold, MADL_Memer_1 contig_3989, whole genome shotgun sequence includes:
- the LOC128553577 gene encoding E3 ubiquitin-protein ligase TRIM71-like gives rise to the protein MAVPGKKMPKTFSSSSTMGSDEDLKVYCQPCDFDGPRLPAHGYCVDCKEHLCETCFRVHKRHTLSRHHTLLDKYSMPQSISSVSVHPTQPDNFTKSCPKHTKEIIKFYCQNHKALLCSVCVTLEHTGTSCKVNYIPDISGQVINSKEHQDILKAMDNITEQCRKKSEDVKKITAKSNSSLTDVLADIKKFRTEINQRLDELERQAEDAAKTIQKENNTNLKTVETTCDDVTKSLKTSSDTIKHLNTTKQADKLFMELKLAKQMITDHEKSVHHLAAYDVKEYNFKENKAILTLLDKESSLGTFAEKSLKQPSPPPHVDIKSRQTSHQGKICVKISKDKNRCWIRGMFLLNPDLLIITDWSNTAVKMVDTSSQSVTDQLQLGTRPQDVISVTSTELAVTLPDYHNIQLISASSNKLKKKQTLKVDGPCYGISYCQGKLFVSFTNPAKLQILDTNGTVLTTVEGETIFNSPLYVTTNTNSIYVSDWMMKTITRLNWQGEVIGSYGGMISPFGITLSDDGTVFVCDPGRNVIEEIAGDCSTGKVVLKDLNGPSAVCWCAETCKLYFSCDTCQDKHDNFLQVFKLS